A single Crateriforma conspicua DNA region contains:
- a CDS encoding replication-associated recombination protein A produces MNAVAPLAARMRPDSLNQYIGQSQILGDGKLLRRMIDSKRLGSIILFGPPGTGKTTLAYLLAKETGTELRQLSAVSSGVKDVREVLAEAGDRIAAGDPPLALFIDEIHRFSKSQQDALLPDVEAGIVSLIGATTANPHFAVNGALISRSQLFQLTSLTPDDVETLLRRALQDPVKGLADHDVRVDDDAIAFLAEACEGDARRALTALEIAVGSAGDGKVDRAAAAESMGNRLAGYDATGDDHYDLVSALIKSIRGSDVDAAMYWLARMLEGGEDIRFLCRRLVILASEDVGNADPQALTIAVAAMQACEFVGLPEAQLTLSQTVAYLALAPKSNAATRAIGAARRDVRDRPILAVPAALRDAHYSGAKTLGHGEGYVYAHDAEGGIAAQDYLGEDRRYYEPTDRGFEATLAERLTKIRQILGDRGASG; encoded by the coding sequence ATGAACGCCGTGGCGCCGCTGGCGGCCCGCATGCGACCGGACAGTCTGAATCAGTATATCGGTCAATCCCAGATCCTGGGCGACGGCAAATTGTTACGTCGTATGATCGATTCGAAACGGCTGGGGTCCATCATCTTGTTCGGGCCACCCGGCACCGGCAAAACCACCCTGGCGTATTTGTTGGCGAAAGAAACGGGAACGGAACTGCGTCAGTTAAGCGCGGTGTCCAGCGGCGTCAAAGATGTCCGCGAAGTCTTGGCCGAAGCCGGTGACCGAATTGCCGCCGGCGATCCGCCCTTGGCATTGTTCATCGATGAAATCCATCGCTTTTCCAAGTCACAACAAGACGCCCTTTTGCCCGACGTGGAAGCCGGCATTGTGTCGCTGATCGGCGCGACCACCGCCAATCCACACTTTGCCGTCAACGGTGCGTTGATCAGCCGCAGCCAGTTGTTTCAATTGACCTCGTTGACCCCGGACGACGTCGAAACCCTGCTGCGACGTGCCCTGCAGGATCCCGTCAAAGGTTTGGCCGATCACGACGTCCGTGTCGACGATGACGCGATCGCTTTCCTGGCCGAAGCCTGTGAAGGCGACGCGCGTCGGGCGCTGACCGCACTGGAAATCGCCGTGGGCAGTGCGGGTGACGGCAAAGTCGATCGCGCCGCCGCGGCCGAATCGATGGGCAACCGTTTGGCGGGTTACGATGCGACCGGTGATGACCATTACGACCTGGTCAGCGCGTTGATCAAATCAATCCGTGGCAGCGATGTCGATGCCGCGATGTACTGGCTGGCGCGAATGCTGGAAGGCGGCGAGGACATTCGGTTCCTGTGTCGGCGTTTGGTGATCCTGGCCAGCGAAGACGTCGGCAACGCGGATCCCCAAGCACTGACCATCGCCGTTGCCGCGATGCAAGCGTGCGAGTTCGTCGGTTTGCCGGAAGCCCAACTGACGCTCAGCCAAACCGTCGCCTATCTGGCATTGGCCCCGAAAAGCAACGCCGCAACGCGAGCCATCGGTGCGGCCCGCCGTGATGTCCGCGATCGACCGATTCTGGCGGTTCCGGCGGCACTACGCGACGCCCATTACAGCGGTGCGAAAACGCTGGGGCATGGCGAAGGCTACGTCTATGCGCATGATGCCGAGGGCGGGATTGCCGCGCAAGATTACTTGGGTGAAGACCGGCGATATTACGAGCCGACCGACCGCGGATTCGAAGCCACGCTGGCCGAGCGTCTTACGAAGATTCGTCAAATTTTGGGCGATCGCGGAGCGTCTGGCTGA
- a CDS encoding DUF1499 domain-containing protein, translating into MLDNWIKGLTQNYARYDAESKDHDLRPVAMALSVDAMRQRLESWTQLQSHWSVIGHEGRDGRCHLHLTRKTQLFGFVDDINVEIVPDANGCLVHAESQSRVGKGDFGQNKRNLKELRHGIMG; encoded by the coding sequence ATGTTGGACAACTGGATCAAAGGGCTGACCCAAAATTACGCCCGCTATGACGCGGAATCCAAGGACCATGATTTGCGTCCGGTGGCGATGGCGTTGTCCGTCGATGCGATGCGACAACGCCTGGAAAGCTGGACGCAATTGCAAAGTCACTGGTCGGTGATCGGACACGAAGGCCGCGACGGTCGTTGTCATTTGCACCTGACGCGGAAGACCCAGCTGTTCGGATTCGTCGACGACATCAACGTGGAAATCGTTCCCGATGCCAACGGTTGCCTGGTTCACGCGGAAAGCCAATCACGAGTCGGCAAAGGCGATTTTGGCCAAAACAAACGCAATCTGAAAGAACTGCGTCACGGAATCATGGGCTAA
- the floA gene encoding flotillin-like protein FloA (flotillin-like protein involved in membrane lipid rafts) has product MTMLTTSLIDCLQSAQLIAQTGRGIFGVIVLAAIFVGVFLLAVLGFFFIRYGKLWFQAYMSVADVSLVSLIRMHFTKVNPNVIVQAKVMAAQAGLNIDRRDGISTRRLEAHYLAGGNVMNVIHAIIAAHRAEIPLDFDQASAIDLAGRDVLDAVQTSVYPKVIECPDPKRSGKATLSAITQNGIELKVRARVTVRTNLEQLIGGATEDTVIARVGEAIISSIGSSDTHFDVLENPDMVSRVVLERGLDAQTAFEIVSIDIADIDVGENIGARLQSDQAEADTRVARARAERRRAEAIAEEQQMKARVASNRSRLVLAEAKVPEAMAEAFRAGRVIGDNN; this is encoded by the coding sequence ATGACCATGTTGACGACTTCGTTGATCGACTGCTTGCAAAGCGCGCAATTGATTGCTCAGACCGGGCGCGGCATTTTTGGCGTGATTGTTTTGGCCGCCATCTTCGTCGGCGTGTTCTTGCTGGCCGTCCTGGGATTCTTTTTCATCCGTTACGGCAAGCTCTGGTTCCAGGCTTACATGTCGGTCGCCGACGTCAGCCTGGTTTCGCTGATCCGCATGCACTTCACCAAGGTCAACCCGAACGTGATCGTGCAGGCAAAGGTCATGGCGGCCCAAGCCGGGTTGAACATCGATCGACGTGACGGGATCAGCACACGTCGCTTGGAAGCCCATTACTTGGCCGGCGGAAACGTGATGAACGTGATCCATGCGATCATCGCCGCCCACCGTGCGGAAATCCCCTTGGATTTTGATCAAGCCAGCGCGATCGACTTGGCGGGACGCGATGTCCTGGACGCGGTCCAAACCAGCGTGTACCCCAAAGTCATCGAATGCCCAGATCCCAAACGCAGCGGCAAAGCAACGCTAAGTGCGATCACCCAGAACGGGATCGAATTGAAAGTCCGCGCCCGCGTGACGGTGCGAACCAATCTGGAACAGTTGATCGGCGGGGCGACCGAGGACACGGTGATTGCCCGCGTGGGCGAAGCCATCATCAGTTCGATCGGATCGTCCGATACGCACTTTGATGTGCTGGAAAACCCCGACATGGTCAGCCGCGTGGTGTTGGAACGCGGCTTGGACGCCCAAACCGCTTTCGAAATCGTCTCCATCGACATCGCCGACATCGACGTCGGTGAAAACATCGGCGCCCGTCTGCAATCCGATCAAGCCGAAGCCGACACGCGGGTCGCACGGGCTCGGGCAGAACGACGTCGAGCCGAAGCGATCGCGGAAGAACAGCAAATGAAGGCTCGCGTGGCGTCGAATCGTTCGCGTCTGGTTTTGGCCGAAGCGAAAGTGCCCGAGGCGATGGCCGAAGCATTCCGCGCCGGACGCGTCATCGGCGACAACAACTGA
- a CDS encoding alpha/beta hydrolase family protein produces MPRHSFRVRFDGGAGFPLAGIVDRDDSHPDAPVVLFNHCFTCNKDLKAIVRISRRLADAGLTVLRYDMTGLGGSEGDFAQTNFATNLADLQAAARFAADQLGPVRTMVGHSFGGAASMMAAGNRTDDGPLAELACLVTLAAPSDTRHLADLLVHMDGRIEREGRGEVTIGGFRYAIDRQMVEDFRTHDLTAAIASIDLPTMILHSPVDETVGYDQAIRIQSLINQRPGADALASLVTLAGADHLLVRQPKDLTFVADLIAAMVHRYAGK; encoded by the coding sequence TTGCCACGTCATTCATTTCGCGTCCGCTTCGACGGCGGGGCCGGTTTTCCGTTGGCCGGGATCGTCGATCGTGACGATTCGCATCCGGACGCTCCGGTGGTGCTTTTCAATCACTGCTTTACCTGCAACAAGGACTTGAAGGCGATCGTCCGGATTTCCAGGCGTTTGGCGGACGCCGGATTGACCGTGCTGCGGTACGACATGACGGGATTGGGCGGCAGTGAAGGGGATTTCGCGCAGACCAACTTTGCCACCAACTTGGCCGATTTGCAAGCAGCGGCCCGGTTCGCCGCCGATCAACTTGGTCCGGTACGAACCATGGTCGGGCACAGCTTCGGCGGGGCGGCATCGATGATGGCGGCTGGAAATCGGACCGATGACGGGCCGCTTGCGGAATTGGCTTGCCTGGTCACGCTGGCCGCCCCGAGCGACACGCGGCACTTGGCGGATTTGCTGGTGCACATGGACGGCCGGATCGAAAGGGAAGGTCGCGGCGAAGTCACGATCGGCGGTTTTCGATACGCGATCGATCGCCAGATGGTGGAAGACTTTCGCACGCACGATTTGACCGCCGCGATCGCGTCGATCGATCTGCCGACGATGATTCTGCATTCGCCGGTCGACGAGACCGTCGGTTACGACCAGGCGATTCGCATCCAGTCGCTGATCAACCAACGGCCCGGTGCCGACGCGCTGGCCAGTTTGGTGACGCTGGCAGGGGCGGACCATTTACTGGTCCGCCAACCGAAAGACCTGACGTTTGTGGCGGATCTGATTGCTGCGATGGTGCATCGGTACGCGGGCAAGTGA
- a CDS encoding DUF1549 domain-containing protein, whose translation MNFKATRMAALPSVVPTGSARHGVLLPFTLLGCLLAFGPTAALPAESSNSDDPAPVSYHRDVLPIFRQNCFGCHQAAKDQGDYRMTDFASLVAGGESEQSAIVPGKPDESYLVEQITPIDGVAAMPAAPMKALDDDEVALVRRWIAEGAVDDSPADSGPRYSADSPPGYAGPPTIASIDISPDGSLIAIAGFHEVLIRQTSGGDVVARLIGESPRNESVRFSPDGKSIAVAGGRPGEDGEIQIWDVQSQSLRLSVHFTADTLSGASWSPDSKRLAFGGNDNVIRAIDADTGQQVLFQGAHEDWIRDTGFTADGSHLVSVARDMSCKLTEVATERFVDNITSITPGALSGGLNGVAVHPQRSEVVVGGADGVAKVYRVFRETTRRIGDDANLIRRLPALKGRIFSVAIDPAGTRIAAAATLDGKSQVAIWDYDFDGTLSDQLKQILGKRVSDRSAEDKQKVEQYRGRATTTVLDQIIDQVVYAIRFAPDGSLWVAAGDNSIRRYDASGQVQRFDALPLGEAQEDERIRFDATQWVRNEDDSASETEPLSLDDPGVIERLTVQPTAIRFTSPLQYAQLVVTGHTADGSTYDLTRHARYESRRNILVGTRTALVRPVITGQDTLTIRFGKATATIDVSVEDMTPEMSPEFDGGATPDFIRDVNPVLSRLGCNQGTCHGAQAGKNGFKLSLRGYDPIFDIRALTDDLAARRIDPAHPSESLMLRKPLGLTPHEGGVLMQPGDPSHVILRRWIHAGSPLDMTTPRVKSIEVFPKDPVVQSTRDRQQVRVVATYADGMQRDVTREAFIESGNTEVATVASGAILSAVRRGEAPILARYEGAYAATTLTVMGDRSQYQAVDVPYYNRIDELVAAKWRRMKIVPSDLADDLTFLRRVHLDLTGLPPTADDLRRFEADPRPSQLKRAEVIDQLIGNEAFVEYWTNKWADLLQVNRKFLGVEGSKAFRDWIRQSVVDNKPYDEFAREILTASGSNKDNPPASYYKILRTPEDTMENTTHLFLGIRFNCNKCHDHPFERWTQDQYYQMAAFFARVDLRRDPNDGGKKIGGTAVDGAKPLYEIISDRSEGEMTHARTGATVAPAFPFDLPKDDRKTLVRRQESKATNAESLPDTRRGDLARWMTDPANPYFARSYVNRVWAYLMGVGLIEPIDDIRAGNPPTNPELLDHLTDVFVKSGFDVRQLMRTIVSSRTYQLSVATHAMNQDDQLNYSHATARRLPAEVIFDAVHAVTGAASTIPGVAPGTRAAALGDAGVKLDDGFLQNLGRPARESACECERSSGLELGPVMALISGPTIGNAITSDKNDLESLVAGTADNGDLVDEIFLRALARHATDDEVAAFNDLVDQVVADHQLMKTRLAESEADWKVRRAELESIRNERLAEIKAAIAKREADYQPVLAKLQTERRQRIAAAKERLAKVESELAAKIDAWVDGYTGQAAKQDPSKIRNDWYPLAAVATKAAKETKLLPQADRSILATGNADKQTYEVTYQASIAGITGFRLEAIAADDLPNKGPGRGDNGNFVVTEIEVFASTGDQKPTKVGILKAQADFTQNGFDIKRAFDQATRNQSGWAVAGGTSRTHWATFQFAKPIHGDAATSGSTKLTFKIHQYHNAAKHRLGRFRISVTTDADVRLGLPESLDAIVRTAKTDRSDAQQEQLAQHVRLQDKAWTEANAAVIEANKAIPPDAELTRLAAQQKRLETPTPDDSRLVRLRRDVVQSQKQSSRPRLTAAEDLVWALVNSPAFLFNR comes from the coding sequence ATGAATTTCAAGGCCACACGCATGGCGGCGTTGCCGTCAGTCGTGCCCACCGGATCCGCGCGTCATGGCGTGCTTTTGCCATTCACCCTGCTGGGGTGTCTGCTGGCGTTTGGTCCCACCGCCGCGCTGCCGGCCGAGTCATCGAACTCGGATGATCCGGCACCGGTCAGCTATCACCGCGATGTTCTGCCGATCTTTCGTCAAAACTGCTTCGGTTGTCACCAAGCGGCGAAGGACCAGGGTGATTATCGGATGACGGATTTTGCGTCGCTGGTTGCCGGCGGTGAATCGGAACAATCGGCGATCGTTCCGGGAAAGCCTGACGAAAGCTATCTGGTCGAACAGATCACGCCGATCGATGGGGTGGCAGCGATGCCGGCCGCACCGATGAAGGCTTTGGATGACGATGAAGTCGCGTTGGTCCGTCGCTGGATTGCCGAGGGCGCGGTTGACGATTCGCCCGCCGATTCGGGGCCACGTTATTCGGCCGATTCGCCGCCTGGATACGCCGGACCGCCGACCATCGCGTCGATCGATATATCGCCCGACGGCAGCTTGATTGCGATTGCCGGTTTTCACGAAGTGCTGATCCGCCAAACATCCGGCGGTGATGTGGTGGCACGATTGATCGGCGAAAGCCCCAGGAACGAATCCGTGCGTTTTTCCCCCGACGGAAAGTCCATCGCGGTGGCGGGGGGACGTCCGGGGGAAGACGGCGAGATCCAGATTTGGGACGTGCAATCACAGTCGCTGCGGTTATCGGTCCACTTCACCGCCGACACGTTGTCGGGTGCCAGTTGGTCGCCGGATTCCAAACGTTTGGCCTTCGGAGGGAATGATAACGTCATCCGCGCGATCGATGCGGATACCGGCCAGCAGGTGTTGTTCCAGGGGGCTCATGAAGACTGGATCCGCGATACCGGATTCACCGCTGATGGATCGCACTTGGTTTCGGTCGCTCGCGACATGTCGTGCAAACTGACCGAAGTCGCGACGGAGCGATTCGTCGACAACATCACGTCGATCACTCCCGGCGCGTTGTCCGGCGGTCTGAACGGCGTGGCCGTCCATCCGCAGCGCAGCGAAGTCGTGGTCGGCGGTGCCGACGGTGTGGCCAAGGTGTATCGCGTCTTTCGCGAAACGACACGACGCATCGGAGACGACGCGAACTTGATCCGCCGCTTGCCGGCCTTGAAAGGACGAATCTTCAGCGTTGCGATCGACCCGGCGGGAACCCGAATCGCTGCGGCGGCAACGCTGGACGGCAAGTCGCAGGTGGCCATTTGGGACTACGATTTTGACGGCACTCTGTCGGACCAGCTGAAGCAGATCTTGGGCAAACGAGTGTCCGATCGATCGGCCGAAGACAAACAGAAAGTCGAACAGTACCGCGGACGCGCGACAACGACGGTGCTGGACCAGATCATCGATCAAGTCGTCTATGCGATCCGGTTCGCACCGGATGGCAGCTTGTGGGTGGCCGCCGGCGACAATTCGATCCGACGCTATGACGCGTCCGGCCAAGTCCAGCGATTCGACGCGTTGCCGCTGGGCGAGGCCCAGGAAGACGAACGCATTCGCTTCGACGCGACCCAATGGGTCCGCAACGAAGATGACAGTGCTTCGGAGACGGAACCTCTATCGCTAGACGACCCTGGCGTGATCGAGCGTTTGACGGTCCAGCCGACGGCGATTCGATTCACTTCGCCGCTTCAGTACGCTCAATTGGTCGTCACCGGACATACCGCCGACGGGTCGACCTATGACCTGACGCGACATGCCCGATACGAAAGTCGGCGAAACATCTTGGTCGGCACTCGGACGGCTTTGGTGCGTCCAGTGATCACCGGTCAGGACACGCTGACGATCCGCTTTGGCAAGGCCACGGCGACGATCGATGTGTCGGTCGAAGACATGACGCCGGAAATGTCACCGGAGTTCGACGGTGGAGCGACACCGGACTTCATCCGCGACGTCAATCCCGTGCTCAGCCGTCTGGGGTGCAACCAGGGAACCTGCCACGGTGCGCAAGCGGGCAAGAACGGCTTCAAGCTTTCTCTGCGTGGCTACGACCCGATCTTTGACATTCGCGCACTGACCGATGATCTGGCCGCGCGTCGAATCGACCCGGCACACCCGTCGGAATCATTGATGTTGCGCAAACCGCTGGGGCTGACCCCGCACGAAGGCGGCGTGTTGATGCAGCCCGGCGACCCGTCGCACGTCATTCTGCGTCGCTGGATCCATGCCGGTTCGCCGCTGGACATGACGACCCCGCGGGTGAAGTCGATCGAAGTGTTCCCCAAAGACCCGGTGGTCCAAAGCACCCGCGATCGTCAACAAGTTCGCGTGGTCGCCACGTATGCCGACGGGATGCAGCGTGATGTCACTCGCGAAGCGTTTATCGAAAGCGGTAACACGGAAGTCGCGACGGTGGCGTCCGGCGCGATTCTGTCGGCGGTCCGTCGCGGCGAAGCACCGATCTTGGCCCGTTACGAAGGCGCCTATGCGGCGACAACGCTGACCGTGATGGGCGACCGTTCGCAATACCAGGCGGTCGACGTTCCCTATTACAACCGCATCGACGAATTGGTCGCGGCAAAGTGGCGGCGGATGAAGATCGTGCCCAGTGATCTGGCGGACGATCTGACATTCCTGCGGCGGGTGCACTTGGATCTGACTGGCTTGCCGCCGACCGCCGATGATCTACGTCGTTTCGAAGCCGACCCGCGGCCGTCGCAGTTGAAGCGTGCCGAGGTCATCGACCAATTGATCGGAAACGAAGCGTTCGTGGAATACTGGACCAACAAGTGGGCCGACTTGTTGCAGGTGAACCGCAAGTTCTTGGGTGTCGAAGGCAGCAAGGCATTCCGCGATTGGATCCGACAAAGCGTCGTCGACAACAAGCCGTACGATGAATTTGCACGCGAAATCTTGACCGCCAGCGGCAGCAACAAGGACAACCCGCCTGCGTCGTATTACAAGATCCTGCGGACGCCCGAAGACACGATGGAGAACACCACGCACTTGTTCTTGGGCATTCGATTCAACTGCAACAAGTGTCACGACCACCCGTTCGAACGCTGGACCCAAGACCAGTACTATCAGATGGCGGCGTTTTTCGCCCGAGTCGATCTGCGGCGGGACCCCAACGACGGCGGAAAGAAGATTGGCGGCACGGCGGTCGACGGTGCCAAACCGCTGTACGAGATCATCAGCGATCGCAGCGAAGGGGAAATGACACATGCTCGCACCGGAGCGACGGTCGCACCGGCGTTCCCCTTTGATCTGCCGAAAGACGATCGGAAGACGTTGGTCAGGCGTCAAGAATCCAAAGCCACCAACGCCGAATCGTTGCCCGATACCCGGCGTGGCGATCTGGCCCGCTGGATGACTGATCCGGCCAACCCGTATTTTGCTCGCAGCTACGTTAATCGAGTTTGGGCTTATCTGATGGGCGTCGGTCTGATCGAACCCATCGACGATATTCGGGCGGGCAACCCGCCGACCAACCCGGAATTGCTGGATCACCTGACCGACGTGTTTGTGAAATCGGGCTTTGACGTTCGTCAATTGATGCGGACGATCGTGTCCAGCCGCACCTATCAGTTGTCGGTCGCCACGCATGCGATGAACCAGGATGACCAGCTGAATTACAGCCACGCGACGGCGCGTCGATTGCCGGCCGAAGTCATCTTTGATGCCGTTCACGCGGTCACCGGCGCGGCCTCCACGATCCCCGGCGTCGCACCAGGCACTCGGGCCGCGGCGCTTGGCGATGCAGGGGTAAAACTGGATGACGGATTCCTGCAAAATTTGGGACGCCCGGCTCGTGAAAGCGCCTGTGAATGCGAACGGTCCAGCGGACTGGAACTGGGGCCCGTGATGGCGTTGATCAGCGGTCCGACGATCGGAAACGCGATCACCAGCGACAAGAACGATTTGGAAAGCTTGGTGGCCGGCACTGCCGACAACGGGGATCTGGTCGACGAGATTTTCCTGCGGGCGCTGGCCCGGCATGCGACCGACGATGAAGTCGCCGCCTTCAACGACCTGGTGGATCAAGTCGTCGCCGATCATCAATTGATGAAAACGCGGTTGGCTGAATCCGAAGCCGATTGGAAGGTCCGCCGCGCCGAATTGGAATCGATCCGCAACGAACGCTTGGCGGAAATCAAAGCCGCGATCGCCAAACGCGAAGCCGACTACCAACCGGTCTTGGCCAAACTGCAGACCGAACGCAGGCAACGGATCGCCGCGGCAAAGGAACGGTTGGCGAAAGTCGAATCGGAATTGGCCGCCAAGATTGACGCTTGGGTCGACGGATACACCGGCCAAGCCGCCAAGCAGGATCCGTCGAAGATCCGCAACGATTGGTATCCGTTGGCTGCGGTGGCGACGAAGGCTGCGAAGGAAACGAAACTGTTACCCCAAGCTGATCGATCGATCTTGGCCACCGGTAATGCCGACAAACAAACGTACGAGGTCACCTATCAAGCATCGATTGCCGGAATCACCGGTTTCCGACTGGAAGCGATCGCCGCTGACGACTTGCCCAACAAAGGTCCCGGCCGCGGCGACAACGGTAACTTTGTGGTCACGGAGATCGAGGTCTTCGCAAGCACGGGCGACCAAAAGCCGACCAAGGTTGGGATATTGAAAGCCCAAGCGGACTTCACTCAAAACGGTTTCGACATCAAACGCGCCTTCGACCAGGCGACGCGAAACCAGTCCGGCTGGGCCGTCGCCGGTGGGACCAGCCGCACGCACTGGGCGACGTTCCAGTTCGCCAAGCCGATCCACGGTGATGCCGCGACATCCGGTTCAACGAAGTTGACGTTCAAGATTCACCAGTACCACAACGCCGCCAAGCACCGACTGGGGCGTTTCCGGATCAGTGTGACGACCGACGCGGATGTTCGACTGGGGCTGCCCGAATCGCTTGACGCGATCGTGCGGACCGCCAAAACCGACCGCAGCGACGCCCAGCAGGAACAACTGGCACAGCACGTTCGCTTGCAAGACAAAGCGTGGACCGAAGCCAACGCGGCGGTCATCGAGGCAAACAAGGCGATCCCGCCGGACGCCGAACTGACCCGCCTGGCCGCCCAGCAGAAGCGTTTGGAAACGCCGACACCGGACGATTCGCGGCTGGTGCGTCTGCGTCGCGACGTGGTCCAAAGTCAAAAACAATCGTCCCGCCCGCGGCTGACTGCGGCGGAAGACTTGGTCTGGGCGTTGGTCAACAGCCCCGCGTTCTTGTTCAACCGCTAG
- a CDS encoding DUF1501 domain-containing protein, translating into MLSFKGYAAKDLCDPHLGRTRRTFLRVGSIGMLGLTLPNLMRLQADASEQPAAHVGGPGWGKAKNIIMLYLQGGPSHLDLWDPKENVPDNVKSVFSPISTKIPGVKFTENLPRLSQLNDRFTMIRSMSYTPNGLFNHTAAIYQMMTGYTTDKVSPSGQLEPPSPKDFPNFGSNIIKMRPVDEPMLPFVMLPRPLQESNVVGKGGTAGFLGKSFDPYTLYPDGDDMDMAKMQRIKIDDLTLRENVFDVRLQRRASLRELVNRQMPAINQAVENYELDNRYEQALSLIVSGKAREAFELSRESDAIRDSYGRNTFGQSCLLARRLVEAGTRVVEVIWPKVANSDNHSWDHHSGLSKRMKDQSAPMLDQGLSGLIEDLDSRGMLDETLVVAIGEFGRSPQRGVSTSGNNNSDDGRDHWPYCYTSVIAGAGIRRGYVHGKSDKTASAPLESPVHPAEILATIYHAFGIDPETIVYNHLNQPRELVKASAVTKLFG; encoded by the coding sequence ATGCTTTCCTTCAAAGGCTATGCCGCCAAAGACCTGTGTGATCCGCACCTGGGGCGAACGCGACGCACGTTCCTGCGTGTCGGTTCGATCGGCATGTTGGGGCTGACCCTGCCGAACCTGATGCGGTTACAGGCGGATGCATCGGAGCAGCCCGCGGCACACGTCGGCGGCCCCGGATGGGGCAAGGCCAAGAACATCATCATGCTGTACCTGCAGGGTGGGCCGAGTCATTTGGACTTGTGGGACCCCAAGGAAAACGTGCCGGACAATGTGAAGAGCGTGTTTTCGCCGATCAGCACCAAGATCCCCGGCGTGAAGTTCACCGAGAACCTGCCGCGGCTAAGCCAGCTGAACGATCGGTTCACGATGATCCGTTCGATGTCGTACACGCCCAACGGTTTGTTCAATCACACCGCGGCGATTTACCAAATGATGACGGGGTACACGACGGACAAGGTCAGCCCGTCGGGACAATTGGAACCGCCGTCGCCCAAGGACTTTCCGAACTTCGGCAGCAACATCATCAAAATGCGTCCGGTCGACGAACCGATGTTGCCGTTCGTCATGCTGCCGCGACCGCTGCAGGAATCCAACGTCGTCGGCAAAGGCGGCACGGCGGGATTTCTTGGCAAATCGTTCGATCCGTACACGCTGTACCCCGACGGCGACGACATGGACATGGCGAAGATGCAGCGGATCAAGATCGACGATCTGACGCTGCGTGAAAACGTCTTTGACGTGCGGTTGCAACGCCGCGCCAGTCTCCGCGAACTGGTCAACCGGCAAATGCCCGCGATCAACCAAGCGGTGGAAAACTATGAACTGGACAACCGGTACGAACAGGCGTTGTCGTTGATCGTCAGCGGCAAGGCACGCGAAGCGTTCGAGCTGAGCCGGGAAAGCGATGCGATCCGCGACAGTTACGGTCGAAACACGTTCGGCCAAAGTTGCCTGTTGGCTCGCCGTTTGGTCGAAGCCGGAACGCGAGTGGTGGAAGTGATTTGGCCGAAGGTGGCCAACAGCGACAACCACAGCTGGGATCACCACAGCGGGCTGAGCAAACGTATGAAGGACCAGTCCGCACCGATGCTGGATCAGGGGCTGAGCGGGCTGATCGAAGATTTGGACAGCCGCGGAATGTTGGACGAAACGCTGGTCGTGGCGATCGGCGAATTCGGCCGCAGCCCGCAGCGTGGCGTCAGCACCAGCGGCAATAACAACTCCGACGACGGCCGCGACCACTGGCCGTACTGTTACACGTCGGTGATTGCCGGAGCGGGAATTCGCCGCGGCTATGTTCACGGCAAAAGTGATAAGACCGCATCGGCACCGCTGGAATCACCGGTGCATCCGGCGGAAATCTTGGCGACGATCTATCACGCGTTCGGGATCGACCCCGAAACGATCGTCTACAACCACTTGAACCAGCCCCGCGAACTGGTCAAAGCGTCCGCGGTCACCAAGCTGTTTGGGTAG